A window of the Lactobacillus amylovorus DSM 20531 genome harbors these coding sequences:
- a CDS encoding sugar-binding transcriptional regulator, whose product MDSDFSLLEALVPDVLKILRQRHLVLEQIALHAPIGRRSVAQHLGLSERNIRTETEYLNQLGLIEIKSFGMFLTEKGEKTLKDAGPLIDRLFNAGETEVALAKKLGIDRTLIVPGNADLQDRVYEEMGEKLSSALNLLLPLGHSIVTILGGAALAKSAKYLSQDLANNRQLEFVPGRGALGENVETQSNTIVQEMAAKTSGTYKTLYLPEQVSADAYKSLIRESSIADVLQDISQSDAVIHGIGLAQEMAQRRGYDSIKLSRLREKKAVTECFGCFFDENGKVVDRITQVGLQFENLYKIPHIFAFACGSRKAEAIKAYMPNAPHQTWLITDEGASNMILKGK is encoded by the coding sequence ATGGATTCGGACTTTTCTTTGCTCGAAGCGCTCGTTCCCGACGTCTTAAAGATTCTTCGACAAAGGCATCTTGTCCTTGAGCAGATCGCGTTACATGCGCCAATTGGTCGCCGTAGCGTAGCTCAACATTTAGGCCTTTCGGAAAGAAACATTAGAACCGAAACGGAATATTTGAATCAGTTAGGCTTGATTGAAATCAAAAGTTTCGGAATGTTTTTAACCGAAAAGGGCGAGAAAACATTGAAAGATGCAGGACCATTGATTGACCGCCTCTTTAATGCCGGAGAGACAGAGGTAGCTCTTGCTAAGAAATTAGGAATTGATAGAACTCTGATTGTCCCTGGTAACGCTGATCTACAAGATCGTGTGTATGAAGAGATGGGTGAGAAGTTAAGTTCAGCTTTGAATTTACTCTTGCCTTTAGGACATTCAATAGTTACAATTCTAGGTGGAGCGGCTTTAGCAAAATCTGCGAAGTATTTATCTCAAGATTTAGCTAATAACCGTCAACTGGAGTTTGTTCCAGGTCGCGGAGCCTTGGGCGAGAATGTTGAAACGCAAAGTAATACAATCGTTCAAGAGATGGCTGCTAAGACTTCGGGTACTTATAAGACTTTATATTTGCCTGAGCAAGTTTCAGCAGATGCGTATAAATCGCTTATACGTGAATCCTCGATTGCAGATGTCCTGCAAGATATTTCACAAAGTGATGCTGTGATTCATGGTATTGGGTTAGCCCAAGAAATGGCACAGCGTAGAGGCTATGATTCAATTAAGCTCTCTAGACTTCGTGAAAAGAAGGCCGTCACCGAATGTTTCGGGTGTTTCTTCGATGAAAATGGCAAGGTTGTCGACCGTATCACCCAGGTTGGATTGCAGTTTGAGAACCTATACAAAATACCCCACATATTTGCCTTTGCTTGCGGTAGTCGCAAGGCTGAAGCAATCAAAGCTTATATGCCTAATGCACCACATCAAACCTGGTTAATTACTGATGAAGGTGCCTCAAATATGATTTTAAAGGGGAAATAA
- the gap gene encoding type I glyceraldehyde-3-phosphate dehydrogenase, translated as MTVKIGINGFGRIGRLAFRRIMDLGEKTKDIEVVAINDLTTPAMLAYLLKYDTTHGTFNHEVSSTDDSIVVDGKKYRVYAEPQAQNIPWVKNDGVDFVLECTGFYTSKAKSQAHLDAGAKRVLISAPAGNDLKTIVYSVNENTLTADDKIVSAASCTTNSLAPMANALDKEFGIEVATMTTIHAYTGTQMTLDGPARSGKEQDARAAAENIIPHTTGSAKAIGLVLPNLNGKMNGHAQRVPVPDGSETELVSILKKKVTADEVNEAMKKYESPSFAYNGDHIVSSDVINMTAGSIFDPTQTMVTTAGDKQLVKTVAWYDNEYSFTCQMVRTLLHFATL; from the coding sequence ATGACAGTTAAAATTGGTATTAACGGTTTCGGCCGTATCGGTCGTTTAGCATTCCGTCGTATTATGGACCTTGGCGAAAAGACTAAGGACATCGAAGTTGTTGCTATTAACGACTTGACTACTCCAGCAATGCTTGCTTACTTGCTTAAGTACGACACTACTCATGGTACTTTCAACCACGAAGTTTCATCAACTGATGACTCAATCGTAGTTGACGGTAAGAAGTACCGTGTTTACGCTGAACCACAAGCACAAAACATTCCTTGGGTTAAGAATGACGGTGTTGACTTTGTTCTTGAATGTACTGGTTTCTACACTAGCAAGGCTAAGTCACAAGCTCACCTTGACGCAGGTGCTAAGCGTGTATTGATCTCAGCTCCAGCAGGTAACGACTTGAAGACTATCGTTTACTCAGTAAACGAAAACACTTTGACTGCTGACGACAAGATCGTTTCAGCTGCTTCATGTACTACTAACTCACTTGCACCAATGGCTAACGCTTTGGACAAGGAATTCGGTATCGAAGTTGCTACTATGACTACCATCCACGCATACACTGGTACTCAAATGACTTTGGATGGTCCTGCACGTAGTGGTAAGGAACAAGACGCTCGTGCTGCTGCTGAAAACATTATTCCTCATACTACTGGTTCAGCAAAGGCTATCGGCTTGGTATTGCCTAACTTGAACGGTAAGATGAACGGTCACGCACAACGTGTTCCAGTTCCAGACGGTTCAGAAACTGAATTGGTATCAATCTTGAAGAAGAAGGTTACTGCTGACGAAGTTAACGAAGCTATGAAGAAGTACGAAAGCCCATCATTTGCATACAATGGTGACCACATCGTTTCAAGCGACGTTATCAACATGACTGCTGGTTCAATCTTTGACCCAACTCAAACTATGGTAACTACTGCAGGTGACAAGCAATTAGTTAAGACTGTTGCTTGGTACGACAACGAATACTCATTCACTTGCCAAATGGTTCGTACTTTATTACACTTTGCTACTCTTTAA
- a CDS encoding phosphoglycerate kinase, with product MAKLIVDDLDVNGKKVLMRVDFNVPIKDGVIGDDNRIVAALPTIKYIIEHGGKAILLSHLGRVKSDADKKELSLKPVAERLSELLKKPVTFVPSNEGKEVEDAINAMKDGDVVVLENTRFQDIDNDFGKRESGNDPKLGEYWASLGDMFVNDAFGTAHRSHASNVGIATAMKKDGKPVAAGFLMEKEIKFLGNAVENPVHPFVTILGGAKVSDKIAVIKNLIPKSDHILIGGGMAYTFLAAQGHKIGKSLFEKDRVELAKELLKEADGKIVLPVDNVAATEFSNDASREVVGDDIPDNMMGLDIGPKTVEKFAEILKDAKTVVWNGPMGAFEMPNFAKGTYAIADALANLTDATTIIGGGDSTSAVKKSGVADKITHISTGGGASLQYLEGNELPGIACISDK from the coding sequence ATGGCTAAATTAATCGTTGACGATCTTGATGTTAATGGCAAGAAAGTCTTAATGCGTGTAGACTTTAATGTTCCTATTAAAGATGGTGTTATTGGTGATGACAACCGTATCGTTGCTGCACTTCCAACTATTAAGTACATCATCGAACACGGTGGTAAAGCAATTCTTTTGAGTCACTTGGGCCGTGTAAAGTCAGATGCTGACAAGAAAGAATTATCATTAAAGCCAGTTGCTGAACGTTTAAGTGAACTTCTTAAGAAGCCTGTAACTTTTGTACCATCAAACGAAGGTAAAGAAGTTGAAGACGCAATCAACGCTATGAAAGATGGCGATGTTGTTGTTCTTGAAAACACTAGATTCCAAGATATTGACAATGACTTTGGTAAGCGTGAATCAGGTAACGATCCTAAGCTTGGCGAATACTGGGCAAGCCTTGGCGACATGTTTGTAAACGACGCCTTTGGTACTGCACACAGAAGCCACGCTTCAAACGTTGGTATTGCTACTGCTATGAAGAAAGACGGCAAGCCAGTTGCTGCTGGTTTCTTGATGGAAAAGGAAATCAAATTCTTAGGTAACGCTGTTGAAAACCCAGTTCACCCATTCGTAACTATCCTTGGTGGTGCTAAGGTTTCAGACAAGATCGCTGTTATTAAGAACTTGATTCCTAAGTCAGACCACATTTTAATCGGTGGTGGTATGGCCTACACCTTCTTAGCAGCTCAAGGCCACAAGATTGGTAAGTCATTGTTTGAAAAGGACAGAGTTGAACTTGCTAAGGAACTTTTGAAAGAAGCTGACGGCAAGATCGTTCTTCCAGTTGACAACGTAGCTGCAACTGAATTCTCAAACGATGCTTCGCGTGAAGTTGTTGGTGACGATATTCCTGACAACATGATGGGTCTTGACATCGGTCCTAAGACTGTTGAAAAGTTCGCTGAAATTCTTAAGGACGCTAAGACTGTTGTTTGGAACGGTCCTATGGGTGCTTTCGAAATGCCTAACTTCGCTAAGGGTACTTACGCAATTGCTGATGCCTTAGCTAACTTAACTGATGCTACTACTATTATCGGTGGTGGTGACTCAACTTCTGCTGTTAAGAAGTCTGGAGTTGCTGACAAGATTACCCACATCTCAACCGGTGGTGGTGCTTCACTTCAATACCTTGAAGGTAACGAATTACCAGGTATTGCATGTATTTCAGACAAGTAA
- the tpiA gene encoding triose-phosphate isomerase, with the protein MSRTPIIAGNWKLHMNPEQTTEFVDAVKDKLPDPSKVESLICAPAVDLDALRKAAKGSNLHIGAENCYFEDEGAYTGETSPKVLKEMGMDYVIIGHSERRGYFHETDEDINKKAKAIFANGLKPIICCGESLETREANKQEDWVVAQIKAALDGLTAEQVSSLVIAYEPIWAIGTGKTASSDQAEEMCKTIRETVKDLYNEETAENVRIQYGGSVKPANVKELMSKPDIDGGLVGGASLKPESYLELVNYQD; encoded by the coding sequence ATGAGTCGTACACCAATTATTGCTGGTAACTGGAAATTACACATGAACCCAGAACAAACTACTGAGTTCGTTGACGCAGTTAAGGACAAGTTACCAGATCCAAGTAAGGTAGAATCACTTATTTGTGCACCTGCAGTTGACCTTGATGCTTTGAGAAAAGCTGCTAAGGGTTCAAACTTGCACATCGGTGCAGAAAACTGCTACTTTGAAGACGAAGGTGCTTACACTGGTGAAACTTCACCTAAGGTCCTCAAAGAAATGGGTATGGACTACGTAATTATTGGTCACTCAGAACGTCGTGGCTACTTCCACGAAACTGATGAAGACATTAACAAGAAGGCTAAGGCAATCTTTGCTAATGGCTTGAAGCCAATTATTTGCTGTGGTGAATCACTTGAAACTCGTGAAGCTAACAAGCAAGAAGACTGGGTAGTTGCTCAAATTAAGGCTGCTTTAGATGGTCTTACTGCTGAACAAGTATCTTCACTTGTAATTGCTTATGAACCAATTTGGGCTATTGGTACTGGCAAGACTGCTTCATCAGACCAAGCTGAAGAAATGTGCAAGACTATTCGTGAAACTGTAAAGGACTTGTACAACGAAGAAACTGCAGAAAACGTTCGTATTCAATACGGTGGTTCTGTAAAGCCAGCTAACGTTAAGGAATTAATGTCAAAGCCTGACATTGATGGTGGCTTAGTTGGTGGTGCTTCACTTAAGCCTGAATCATACTTAGAATTGGTAAACTACCAAGACTAA
- a CDS encoding IS110 family transposase, which yields MNIIGIDVSQGESHATLITKEAEEIAFKFKHNKSGFQILNSYIKPGTIIIFETTGVYSAQLTTYLKNKKVKFYELNPLEAKLRMASLRRNKTDKNDSFKLALLGKTQLAEIKNHCNKQSNSLYESLRILSLRYKQLIKCRTRILNFLRSSLELTFPELNQIFKNAYAVLALQVFRMYCHPDFLVGLTLKEMTTRVYQSVSRRIHKDVIQSYCAQVWLAAKDSYPAVPANSLEIEIISEYCDEIESYNKEIAYIQNKLIKTAVGLDDFKVISSIPGAGQLNSALLLGFTGDIARFDNYKQLNAFLGLDLNRYQSGK from the coding sequence GTGAATATTATTGGTATTGATGTTAGTCAAGGTGAAAGTCATGCCACTTTGATAACAAAAGAAGCGGAAGAAATAGCTTTTAAATTTAAGCATAATAAGAGCGGTTTCCAAATATTAAATTCTTATATTAAACCCGGTACAATAATAATATTTGAAACTACAGGTGTTTATTCGGCTCAGCTTACTACTTATTTAAAAAATAAAAAGGTCAAATTTTATGAGCTAAATCCCCTAGAAGCAAAATTAAGAATGGCTTCTTTGAGAAGAAATAAAACTGACAAGAATGATTCATTTAAATTAGCTTTATTGGGTAAAACTCAATTAGCGGAAATAAAGAATCACTGTAATAAACAATCTAATTCGTTGTATGAATCTTTACGGATTTTATCTTTGAGATATAAGCAGTTAATTAAATGTAGAACCAGAATACTTAATTTCCTTCGTTCTAGCTTAGAGCTTACTTTCCCAGAACTAAATCAGATTTTTAAAAATGCTTATGCAGTTTTAGCTCTTCAAGTATTTAGAATGTATTGTCATCCTGACTTTTTGGTAGGATTAACTCTTAAAGAAATGACCACTAGAGTTTACCAATCTGTTAGCAGGCGAATACATAAAGATGTAATTCAAAGTTATTGTGCTCAAGTTTGGTTAGCAGCTAAAGATTCTTATCCTGCTGTTCCAGCAAATTCTTTAGAAATTGAAATTATTTCAGAATATTGCGATGAGATAGAAAGCTACAATAAAGAAATAGCCTATATTCAAAACAAGTTAATCAAGACGGCTGTTGGCTTGGATGATTTCAAAGTTATTTCCAGTATTCCCGGAGCCGGTCAATTAAATAGCGCTCTATTATTAGGCTTTACTGGTGATATTGCTCGCTTTGATAATTATAAACAACTCAATGCTTTCCTAGGTTTGGATTTAAACAGATATCAGTCTGGTAAATAA
- a CDS encoding IS3 family transposase, which translates to MSKFNKEQKIEIYRKWKDEKISISQLSKTYKTNVANLDYMLRLIDMYGINVLDRPYQVYSKEFKEQAIEQAVFSTKSYVQVSLELGLKSIGTLSIWLREYKENGYNVIIKQKGRPARDQRDSKITQGIGERDPKAERRKLAIAYCERIRKKTEGLGSRQRSKEIAKAITDLRHEFKVSLNYVLDAISEHPELPTIARSSYYKIIKRKPKKPKRSKLIARIKEIFNRHKGRYGYRRVALQLIKEGWNITEKTVRYWMHKLGLKGIRRNKRKYSSYKGTIGKIAPNLIRRDFFAPMPNMKWYTDITEFHLNGEKLYLSPILDGCGGDIVSYTISKHPDMELVMTMLDRAFAKETALNNCIFHTDQGCQYQSPRYQRALKLHGITQSMSRKGNSMDDGLMENFFGLLKTEMFYDQEYKYHSLQELAQAIEEYIEYYNEERIKSRLKGLTPKEYRNQASINPVF; encoded by the coding sequence ATGTCTAAATTTAATAAAGAACAGAAAATAGAAATTTATCGTAAATGGAAAGATGAAAAGATTTCAATAAGTCAGTTGTCTAAAACATATAAAACGAATGTAGCTAATTTGGATTACATGCTTAGATTAATTGATATGTATGGAATCAATGTTTTAGATAGGCCTTATCAGGTTTATTCTAAGGAATTTAAAGAACAAGCAATTGAGCAAGCTGTTTTCAGTACCAAGTCATATGTACAAGTATCACTAGAACTGGGGCTTAAGAGTATTGGCACACTTAGTATTTGGCTTAGAGAATATAAGGAAAACGGGTATAATGTCATTATCAAACAGAAAGGACGCCCTGCCCGTGATCAAAGAGACTCAAAAATCACGCAAGGAATTGGAGAAAGAGATCCAAAAGCTGAAAGAAGAAAACTTGCGATTGCGTATTGTGAACGAATACGTAAAAAAACTGAAGGCCTTGGATCAAGACAAAGATCGAAAGAAATAGCTAAGGCAATTACTGATCTAAGGCATGAATTTAAGGTTAGCTTGAACTATGTCTTAGATGCAATTTCAGAGCATCCAGAGCTGCCTACGATTGCCAGAAGTTCTTACTATAAAATAATTAAACGAAAGCCTAAGAAGCCCAAGCGTTCCAAACTTATTGCAAGGATCAAGGAAATATTTAATCGTCACAAAGGACGCTATGGCTATCGTCGAGTGGCACTCCAGTTAATAAAAGAAGGCTGGAATATTACTGAGAAAACAGTCCGTTACTGGATGCATAAATTGGGTCTTAAGGGTATCAGACGCAACAAGCGTAAGTATTCAAGCTACAAGGGAACTATTGGCAAGATAGCCCCTAATTTAATTCGTCGTGATTTCTTTGCACCAATGCCCAACATGAAATGGTACACTGACATTACTGAATTTCACCTCAATGGTGAAAAGCTTTATCTATCACCTATTTTGGATGGTTGTGGAGGCGATATAGTCTCTTACACTATTTCCAAACATCCAGACATGGAGTTAGTAATGACAATGCTTGATAGGGCTTTTGCCAAGGAAACGGCTCTTAATAATTGCATCTTTCATACTGATCAGGGCTGTCAATACCAAAGTCCAAGATATCAGCGTGCTTTAAAGCTTCATGGTATTACTCAAAGCATGTCTAGAAAAGGTAATTCCATGGATGATGGGCTAATGGAAAACTTCTTTGGCTTGCTCAAAACAGAGATGTTCTATGATCAAGAATACAAGTACCATAGTCTTCAAGAATTAGCTCAAGCAATCGAAGAATATATCGAATACTATAACGAAGAAAGGATAAAGAGCAGATTAAAAGGCTTAACTCCGAAAGAATATCGGAATCAAGCCTCTATTAATCCTGTATTTTAA
- a CDS encoding ISL3 family transposase, translated as MSSYNDCIKFSLNIKDPLLEFFDISTGKYRNRKAKFYHAIVHLDHCLNCGSANIVHNGHLYSNVRYPALDASLPVFIRIAKERIICRDCQTNSMAQTELVDKYCCISNATKRKIIGSLTEDWSMKSIARQTSTSTNTVQRVLEKYSPSSFEDTDWLPEYLAFDEFRGVGRQLHFIAIDGHTHKIVKVLPTRLKKDIINYFKRFPITVRNKVKTVTMDLNYYYDIMAKELFPNAQVILDRFHIVQMLNRSFNSCRIQEMKKHKKGSWEYNLLKYYWKLYLKPFDDLEKVKPCYQSRLKDTLTQEQIVADGLSLNNELENTYNLMQDISKALKDRDTKKLRSLIQSKDHVGNMMHTTLNTFKRNLHDILNAAKFDESNGCLEGTNRKIKQIERTAYGYANFNHLVTRIDLEEKDAIIKEKASDYYLAVK; from the coding sequence ATGTCCTCTTATAATGATTGTATTAAATTTTCTCTGAATATTAAAGACCCTTTGTTAGAATTTTTTGATATCTCAACTGGCAAATACCGCAATCGTAAAGCCAAGTTCTACCACGCTATTGTACATTTAGACCATTGCTTAAACTGTGGCTCCGCTAACATCGTACATAACGGTCATTTGTATTCTAATGTGCGTTATCCTGCTTTAGATGCTAGTCTGCCCGTCTTTATCAGAATAGCTAAAGAAAGAATTATCTGCCGTGATTGTCAGACAAATTCGATGGCTCAAACAGAACTAGTAGATAAATACTGCTGTATTTCTAATGCCACCAAGCGTAAAATTATTGGCTCTTTAACCGAAGACTGGTCCATGAAGAGCATTGCCAGACAAACTTCAACTTCAACCAATACCGTGCAACGCGTACTAGAGAAATATAGTCCGTCTTCCTTTGAAGATACTGACTGGCTGCCGGAATACCTGGCTTTTGATGAATTCAGAGGCGTTGGCAGGCAGCTGCACTTTATTGCCATTGATGGTCACACGCACAAAATAGTTAAGGTACTGCCTACCAGATTAAAAAAAGATATTATCAATTACTTTAAACGTTTCCCAATAACCGTAAGAAACAAGGTTAAGACTGTAACTATGGATCTTAATTACTATTATGACATTATGGCTAAGGAGCTTTTTCCTAATGCTCAAGTAATCCTCGACCGTTTCCATATCGTTCAGATGCTTAACCGTTCCTTTAATTCCTGTCGCATTCAAGAAATGAAGAAGCACAAAAAAGGTTCATGGGAATACAACCTGCTTAAATATTACTGGAAGCTTTATCTTAAGCCTTTTGATGACCTGGAAAAAGTTAAGCCGTGCTATCAATCCAGATTAAAAGATACCCTAACTCAAGAACAAATCGTGGCTGATGGGCTTTCTTTAAACAATGAGCTTGAAAATACTTATAACCTTATGCAAGATATCAGTAAAGCTTTAAAAGATAGAGATACAAAGAAGTTACGAAGCCTAATTCAAAGCAAAGATCATGTTGGCAATATGATGCACACCACTTTAAATACTTTCAAACGTAATCTACATGATATTCTCAACGCTGCTAAGTTCGATGAATCAAACGGTTGCCTTGAAGGAACCAACCGTAAGATTAAACAGATTGAACGTACTGCCTACGGTTACGCTAACTTCAATCATCTAGTAACCAGAATCGATCTAGAAGAAAAGGATGCCATTATTAAGGAAAAAGCATCAGACTACTATTTAGCAGTGAAGTGA
- a CDS encoding Cof-type HAD-IIB family hydrolase, with translation MIKLVACDLDGTLFNSNMTVSEANTQAVKNAQNNGIEFLIATGRAPRESRSILRDANLHTGFINLNGALVFNEAGQLMVKHSIPTQKAIQIVNLLYKAGFYFEVVTENQVYSENLEQRITNVAHLMVDLNPLLDFRQAVAISAGNKTIMNMKQVPSFTELLADPEIEVMKFIAFDSRGHEAFADVKKEIAELGDLVITSSSSSNIEINADEAQKGLALLDYAKLKNIKKDEIAAIGDNLNDESMIRAAGVGVAMGNAIPLIKDIAQVTTKNNNEDGVAYILNQFIKDNQQK, from the coding sequence ATGATCAAATTAGTTGCTTGCGATTTAGATGGTACTCTTTTTAATTCAAATATGACCGTTTCAGAAGCAAATACTCAAGCTGTGAAAAATGCACAAAATAATGGAATTGAATTTCTGATTGCGACGGGTCGCGCCCCACGTGAATCACGTTCTATTTTAAGAGATGCAAATTTGCATACTGGCTTTATCAACCTAAATGGTGCTCTAGTATTTAACGAAGCAGGTCAATTAATGGTCAAACACAGTATCCCTACTCAGAAGGCCATCCAAATTGTTAACCTCCTTTATAAGGCTGGATTTTACTTTGAAGTCGTTACCGAAAATCAAGTTTATAGTGAAAACTTAGAGCAACGAATTACTAATGTAGCGCACTTGATGGTTGATTTAAATCCTCTGCTCGACTTCCGTCAAGCTGTCGCAATTTCTGCCGGTAATAAAACAATTATGAATATGAAGCAGGTTCCTAGTTTTACGGAATTGCTGGCTGATCCCGAAATCGAAGTGATGAAATTTATTGCTTTTGATTCACGCGGACACGAAGCTTTTGCCGATGTAAAAAAAGAAATCGCCGAATTAGGCGACCTAGTTATTACCTCTAGCTCATCTTCAAATATTGAAATTAATGCGGACGAGGCACAAAAGGGGCTTGCATTGCTGGATTATGCCAAATTAAAAAATATTAAAAAAGACGAAATCGCCGCTATTGGAGATAATCTAAATGATGAAAGCATGATTCGCGCAGCAGGTGTCGGCGTAGCAATGGGCAATGCGATTCCTTTAATAAAAGACATCGCTCAAGTTACCACCAAGAATAATAATGAAGATGGAGTAGCCTATATTCTTAATCAATTCATTAAAGATAATCAACAAAAATAG
- a CDS encoding uracil-DNA glycosylase, producing the protein MAKELIGNDWDQVLDPVFASEKYHELHNFLREEYSTKQIYPDMYHIFTAFKLTPFAKTKVVILGQDPYHNPGQANGMSFSVMPGTPLPPSLKNIYKELYDDVGAQPVNHGYLKKWADQGVLLLNAVLTVPYGHANGHQGKGWEDVTDTAIKALSERGKVVFILWGRFAQNKIPLIDQSKNFIIKSSHPSPFSADRGFFGSRPFSRCNAALVKFGETPIDWQLPKTVSKSDIA; encoded by the coding sequence TTGGCTAAAGAATTAATTGGCAATGATTGGGATCAAGTATTAGATCCAGTCTTTGCAAGTGAGAAATATCACGAACTTCATAACTTTCTAAGAGAAGAATACTCTACTAAGCAAATTTATCCTGACATGTATCATATATTCACAGCTTTCAAATTAACTCCCTTTGCTAAAACAAAGGTAGTCATTTTGGGACAAGATCCATACCATAATCCTGGACAGGCAAATGGGATGAGTTTTTCTGTCATGCCAGGTACACCACTTCCGCCATCACTTAAAAACATCTATAAAGAACTTTATGATGATGTTGGTGCACAGCCAGTTAACCATGGTTATTTGAAAAAATGGGCAGATCAAGGCGTATTGCTTTTGAATGCCGTTTTGACCGTACCATATGGACACGCAAATGGCCATCAAGGTAAAGGCTGGGAAGATGTCACAGATACGGCAATTAAGGCGTTAAGTGAACGTGGCAAGGTGGTTTTCATCTTATGGGGCAGATTTGCGCAAAACAAAATCCCATTAATTGATCAAAGTAAGAACTTTATTATAAAATCATCTCATCCAAGTCCATTTTCGGCTGATCGTGGATTCTTTGGCTCAAGACCATTTTCACGTTGTAATGCGGCATTAGTTAAATTTGGTGAGACACCGATTGATTGGCAATTGCCGAAAACTGTAAGTAAATCAGACATAGCATAA
- the pta gene encoding phosphate acetyltransferase, translated as MSVFSLFKKQVEAAPEKKRIVFPESDDLRVLTAVSNLNKDGIIEPILIGKKEDVEKLAADNNLDIEGVKIYDQNNYADLDEMAEAFVKARRKDTSIAEAKAKLAKGNYFGTMLVKMGLADGMVSGAAHSTANTVLPALQLIHAAKWMHRVSGAFVMEKGDERYIFADCAININPDEETLAEIGYQSALTAKMADIDPKVAFLSFSTKGSAEGPMVDKVHDAAAMFQKDHPEIPGDGELQFDAAFVPAVGEKKAPGSKVAGHANVFVFPELQSGNIAYKMVQRLGGFTAVGPILQGLAAPVNDLSRGCSEQDIYDLAIVTAAQALAKDEN; from the coding sequence ATGAGCGTATTTTCATTATTTAAAAAACAAGTTGAAGCAGCACCAGAAAAAAAGAGAATCGTTTTTCCAGAAAGTGACGATCTTAGAGTTTTAACTGCAGTATCAAATTTGAATAAAGATGGCATTATCGAACCAATTTTAATTGGTAAAAAAGAAGATGTTGAAAAGTTAGCTGCAGACAACAATTTAGATATTGAAGGCGTAAAGATTTATGATCAAAACAATTATGCTGATTTAGACGAAATGGCTGAAGCTTTTGTTAAGGCTAGAAGAAAGGATACCAGCATTGCTGAAGCTAAAGCCAAGTTGGCAAAAGGCAATTACTTTGGCACTATGCTGGTAAAAATGGGCCTAGCTGATGGGATGGTATCAGGTGCGGCTCATTCAACTGCCAACACTGTTTTACCTGCTTTACAACTTATTCACGCTGCTAAGTGGATGCACAGAGTATCAGGAGCCTTCGTTATGGAAAAAGGCGATGAAAGATATATCTTTGCCGACTGTGCAATTAATATCAATCCTGATGAAGAAACTTTAGCTGAAATTGGCTATCAATCAGCATTGACCGCTAAGATGGCAGATATTGATCCTAAGGTTGCCTTTTTAAGCTTTTCAACTAAAGGTTCTGCCGAAGGCCCAATGGTAGATAAGGTTCATGATGCAGCTGCCATGTTCCAAAAAGATCACCCAGAAATCCCTGGTGATGGTGAATTACAATTTGATGCCGCATTTGTTCCTGCTGTTGGTGAAAAGAAAGCTCCAGGTTCAAAGGTTGCTGGTCATGCAAATGTCTTTGTTTTCCCAGAACTTCAATCAGGTAACATTGCCTATAAGATGGTTCAACGTCTTGGTGGCTTTACTGCTGTTGGCCCAATTTTACAAGGACTTGCTGCTCCAGTAAATGACTTGTCTCGTGGCTGCAGTGAACAAGATATCTATGACTTGGCAATTGTTACCGCAGCTCAAGCTCTAGCAAAGGATGAAAATTAA